One stretch of Candidatus Acetothermia bacterium DNA includes these proteins:
- a CDS encoding carbon-nitrogen hydrolase family protein, which produces MGFRAAVVQMNSVLCEVDANLAKVAILVRSAAAMGAKLVLVPETFTTGYDVGDRLPQVADTIPGRTTDAVGRLAREHGVYFYGSFIEKDGRRYHNTAVLVDPKGEILAAYRKVHLFAAEKRMFTPGDRPAVVDTELGTLGLTICMDLLFPEYIRGLVLAGAEYILNTTDWLRWGPIDRWGWCHAQPRALAVVRALENTVGLAMACQWGQEGEYVKFGHSCIVSPSGRILAGVEEGEGVAVHELSLDGVEEWRRIATYLADRADHLALYRKLLDL; this is translated from the coding sequence ATGGGATTTCGAGCGGCAGTAGTCCAGATGAACAGCGTCCTTTGTGAGGTCGACGCCAACCTGGCCAAGGTCGCCATCCTCGTGCGGAGCGCGGCGGCGATGGGGGCAAAGCTCGTCCTCGTCCCGGAGACGTTCACCACCGGCTACGACGTCGGTGATCGCCTGCCCCAGGTGGCGGACACGATCCCCGGCAGGACCACCGACGCCGTCGGCCGCCTGGCCCGGGAGCACGGGGTGTACTTCTACGGGAGCTTCATCGAGAAGGACGGGAGGCGCTATCACAACACCGCCGTGCTCGTGGACCCCAAGGGCGAGATCCTCGCCGCCTACCGCAAGGTCCACTTGTTCGCCGCCGAGAAGCGGATGTTCACCCCCGGCGACCGCCCGGCGGTGGTGGACACGGAACTGGGGACGCTCGGCCTGACGATCTGCATGGACCTCCTGTTCCCGGAGTACATCCGAGGGCTGGTGCTGGCCGGGGCCGAGTACATCCTGAACACCACCGATTGGCTGCGCTGGGGCCCGATCGATCGCTGGGGATGGTGCCACGCCCAGCCGCGGGCGCTGGCCGTGGTCCGGGCCCTGGAGAACACGGTGGGGCTGGCCATGGCCTGCCAGTGGGGGCAAGAGGGGGAGTACGTCAAGTTCGGGCACTCCTGCATCGTGAGCCCCTCGGGACGCATCCTGGCCGGGGTCGAGGAGGGCGAAGGCGTGGCCGTGCACGAGCTCTCGCTCGACGGCGTCGAGGAGTGGCGCAGGATCGCGACGTACCTCGCGGACCGGGCGGACCACCTCGCCCTGTACCGAAAGCTCCTCGACCTCTAG
- the fusA gene encoding elongation factor G, with product MECRFDIAKVRNIGLAAHIDAGKTTVTERMLYFTGKVHRIGEVDDGQATMDWMPQERERGITITAAATTIQWRGHRINLIDTPGHVDFTAEVEQSLRVVDGMIALFCAVGGVQPQSEAVWRQADRYRVPRIAFVNKMDRIGADFSGVVRELRAGLGAAALPVVLPIGAEEEFTGLVDLVRMEAVYYGDGPSGEDIQPGPIPDAMMAEVERAREALVERVSEEDDLLLARFLAGEEPTAAELVQALRRATVAGRLVPVLCGAAYRNKGIRRLLDAVVDFLPSPADLPPAIGAWQGEEMVRHARDDAPLSALAFKVQADRHVGKLTYVRVYSGVLRTGGFVENASRGVRQRIGRLFQMHADRREPVLELRAGDVGAAVGLGETYTGDTLASKDAPIVLAPIEFPAPVIDLAMSPLRRTDADRLARALADLSAEDPTFLVRPNPETGEMVVCGMGELHLEIVVDRLRREFGVEVVTGQPQVAYRETLVGSIEHEHKLVKQTGGHGQYAHVVLRVEPGAPGTGFEFASRVVGGRVPREYVPAVERGIVEAMAEGPYAGFPVVDVRVTLVDGSAHEVDSSEQAFRACAVAAFREACRRAGLRLLEPVMDVEVTVPEADLGAVMGNLAARRGRILGLAAKGKAQVVHAEVPLSEMFGYASELRNLTSGRGEFTMRFDRYEAVPQAVAEEVVAGHCAAVG from the coding sequence ATGGAGTGCAGGTTTGATATAGCGAAGGTCCGCAACATCGGGCTCGCCGCGCACATCGACGCCGGCAAGACCACGGTTACCGAGCGCATGCTCTACTTCACCGGCAAGGTCCACCGCATCGGCGAGGTGGACGACGGCCAAGCGACGATGGACTGGATGCCCCAGGAGCGGGAGCGGGGGATCACCATCACCGCGGCCGCCACCACCATCCAGTGGCGGGGGCACCGCATCAACCTCATCGACACGCCGGGGCACGTGGACTTCACCGCCGAGGTCGAGCAGAGCCTGCGGGTGGTGGACGGGATGATCGCCCTGTTCTGCGCCGTGGGCGGCGTGCAGCCCCAATCCGAGGCGGTGTGGCGGCAGGCCGACCGCTACCGGGTGCCGCGGATCGCGTTCGTCAACAAGATGGACCGCATCGGGGCCGACTTCTCGGGCGTGGTGCGCGAGCTGCGGGCTGGACTCGGGGCGGCTGCCTTGCCGGTGGTGTTGCCGATCGGGGCCGAGGAGGAGTTCACGGGCCTCGTCGACCTCGTGCGGATGGAGGCCGTCTACTACGGCGACGGTCCGAGCGGCGAGGACATCCAGCCCGGACCGATCCCGGACGCGATGATGGCGGAGGTGGAGCGGGCGCGGGAGGCCCTCGTGGAGCGGGTGAGCGAGGAGGACGACCTGCTCCTCGCGAGGTTCCTCGCCGGGGAGGAGCCCACCGCGGCCGAGCTCGTCCAGGCGCTGCGCCGGGCCACCGTGGCCGGCCGCCTGGTCCCGGTCCTGTGCGGGGCCGCGTACCGCAACAAGGGGATCCGTCGGCTTCTCGACGCGGTGGTGGACTTCCTCCCGTCCCCGGCCGACCTGCCGCCGGCGATCGGTGCTTGGCAGGGCGAGGAGATGGTCCGGCACGCTCGCGACGATGCGCCGCTTTCGGCGCTGGCGTTCAAGGTCCAGGCCGACCGGCACGTGGGGAAGCTCACCTACGTGCGGGTGTACTCCGGGGTCCTGCGCACCGGCGGGTTCGTGGAGAACGCGAGCCGGGGCGTGCGGCAGCGCATCGGGCGCCTGTTCCAGATGCACGCCGACCGCCGCGAGCCCGTCCTTGAGCTGCGCGCCGGCGACGTCGGCGCGGCGGTGGGGCTAGGGGAGACCTACACCGGGGACACGCTGGCGAGCAAGGATGCCCCGATCGTGCTCGCGCCGATCGAGTTCCCGGCCCCGGTGATCGACCTCGCCATGTCCCCGCTCCGGCGCACCGATGCCGACCGCCTCGCCCGGGCCCTCGCCGATCTCTCCGCCGAGGACCCGACGTTCCTCGTGCGGCCGAACCCGGAGACCGGGGAGATGGTGGTGTGCGGGATGGGGGAACTGCACCTGGAGATCGTGGTCGACCGGCTGCGCCGCGAGTTCGGGGTCGAGGTGGTCACCGGGCAGCCCCAGGTCGCGTACCGGGAGACGCTCGTCGGGTCGATCGAGCACGAGCACAAGCTGGTGAAGCAGACCGGCGGGCACGGCCAGTACGCGCACGTCGTCCTGCGGGTGGAGCCCGGCGCCCCCGGCACCGGGTTCGAGTTCGCGAGCCGGGTCGTGGGCGGGCGGGTTCCCCGGGAGTACGTCCCGGCGGTGGAGCGGGGGATCGTCGAGGCGATGGCCGAGGGCCCCTACGCCGGGTTCCCGGTGGTGGACGTCCGGGTCACCTTGGTAGATGGCTCGGCCCACGAGGTGGACTCCTCCGAGCAGGCGTTCCGTGCCTGCGCCGTGGCCGCGTTCCGCGAGGCCTGCCGACGGGCGGGCCTCCGGCTCTTGGAGCCGGTGATGGACGTGGAGGTGACCGTGCCCGAGGCCGACCTCGGGGCGGTAATGGGGAACCTCGCCGCCCGCCGCGGCCGGATCTTGGGTCTCGCGGCCAAGGGCAAGGCCCAGGTCGTGCACGCCGAAGTCCCGCTTTCCGAGATGTTCGGGTACGCAAGCGAGCTCCGGAACCTCACGAGCGGCCGGGGGGAGTTCACGATGCGGTTTGACCGGTATGAGGCGGTGCCGCAGGCGGTAGCCGAGGAGGTCGTGGCCGGCCACTGCGCCGCCGTGGGCTGA
- a CDS encoding cysteine hydrolase: MVDVPEIPRAREVVLPAREAALLVVHMQNDFAHPDGALFVPEAPSTIPAIARLLERARAAEVRVVFTQDWHSPDDPEFAIWPPHAVAGSWGAEIVAELGPRPGEPVIKTPTYDSFYATPLDLVLRRWGVRHVVVAGTVANICVLHAAGSAALRGYRVVLPEDAVSALTPFDLACALRQVTFLYQGVVTTVDGVRFA; this comes from the coding sequence ATGGTGGACGTTCCTGAGATCCCCCGGGCGCGCGAAGTGGTCCTCCCGGCGCGGGAGGCGGCGCTCCTCGTGGTGCACATGCAGAACGACTTCGCCCATCCGGACGGCGCTCTGTTCGTCCCGGAGGCACCGAGCACGATCCCCGCCATCGCCCGCCTCCTCGAGAGGGCGCGGGCGGCCGAAGTCCGCGTCGTGTTCACCCAAGACTGGCACAGCCCGGACGACCCGGAGTTCGCGATCTGGCCGCCCCATGCCGTGGCCGGGTCGTGGGGGGCGGAGATCGTGGCCGAGCTTGGGCCTCGCCCGGGGGAACCGGTCATCAAGACCCCGACGTACGATTCCTTCTACGCCACCCCGCTCGACCTCGTCCTCCGCCGGTGGGGGGTGCGGCACGTGGTGGTGGCCGGAACGGTGGCCAACATCTGCGTGCTCCACGCCGCCGGGTCGGCGGCGCTCCGCGGGTACCGGGTGGTGCTCCCCGAGGACGCGGTGAGCGCCCTGACCCCGTTCGACCTCGCATGCGCCCTCCGGCAGGTGACGTTCCTGTACCAGGGCGTGGTCACGACCGTGGACGGGGTGCGCTTCGCCTGA
- a CDS encoding nicotinate phosphoribosyltransferase, which translates to MEEALLVDLYELTMAYSYFRRGMDDPATFAYFVRAPVPNRRFLLFAGLDPLLDHLEALRFTEDDRAYLDSLDLFDSAFLDYLGALRFTGEVWAVPEGEMVFPGEPLVQVTAPRIQAQVVETYLLNVLNYQTLVASKAARILLAVGEEATVVDFSPRRDHGADAAVHAARASFLAGFHGTSNVLAGKRYGIPVVGTMAHSYVLSFPDELSAFRAFAEDHPRPVLLIDTYDVMEGARNAAAAARELRAVGRDLSGVRLDSGDLVGYCRAVRELLDRAGFPEVQIFVSGDLDEHRIREFRARGGAAWGYGVGTRLGVSWDLPALPGMYKLVEDAHGPRMKRSPGKVTLPGRTQVWRQEEGGRIQDTIALAEEVLPGRPLLVKAMEGGRRVLPPVDLHRRREEIRERLFSLPPHLADLDPVDEPGYPVCLSCKLAALVETL; encoded by the coding sequence ATGGAGGAGGCACTGCTTGTGGACCTGTACGAGCTGACCATGGCCTACTCGTACTTCCGGCGGGGCATGGACGATCCGGCCACGTTCGCGTACTTCGTGCGGGCTCCGGTCCCGAACCGCCGGTTCCTCCTGTTCGCCGGCCTGGACCCCCTCCTCGACCACCTGGAGGCCCTCCGGTTTACGGAGGACGACCGCGCCTACCTCGATTCCCTGGATCTCTTCGATTCCGCGTTCCTCGATTACCTGGGGGCGCTCCGGTTCACCGGGGAGGTGTGGGCCGTCCCGGAAGGGGAAATGGTGTTCCCCGGGGAGCCCTTGGTCCAAGTGACCGCTCCCCGCATCCAGGCCCAGGTCGTGGAGACCTACCTTCTCAACGTCCTCAACTACCAGACCCTGGTGGCGTCCAAGGCGGCGCGGATCCTCCTCGCCGTGGGAGAGGAGGCGACGGTGGTGGACTTCAGCCCCCGTCGGGACCACGGGGCCGACGCCGCCGTCCATGCCGCCCGGGCGAGTTTCCTCGCCGGGTTCCACGGCACCTCGAACGTCCTTGCCGGAAAGCGCTATGGGATCCCGGTGGTGGGCACGATGGCCCACTCGTACGTCCTGAGCTTCCCCGACGAGCTCTCCGCGTTCCGGGCGTTCGCCGAGGACCACCCGCGACCGGTGCTCCTCATCGACACCTACGACGTGATGGAGGGGGCCCGGAACGCGGCGGCGGCGGCCCGGGAGCTCCGGGCCGTGGGGCGGGACCTTTCCGGGGTGCGCCTCGATTCCGGGGACCTGGTAGGCTACTGCCGGGCGGTGCGGGAGCTTCTCGATCGGGCCGGGTTCCCCGAGGTCCAGATCTTCGTGTCCGGAGACCTCGACGAGCACCGGATCCGGGAGTTCCGGGCCCGGGGCGGGGCCGCGTGGGGGTACGGGGTGGGGACCCGGCTCGGGGTGTCGTGGGACCTCCCAGCGCTCCCCGGCATGTACAAGCTGGTCGAGGATGCCCACGGGCCGCGCATGAAGCGGAGCCCGGGCAAGGTCACCCTGCCCGGCCGGACCCAGGTGTGGCGGCAAGAAGAAGGGGGGCGAATCCAGGACACCATTGCCCTGGCCGAGGAGGTCCTCCCCGGCCGGCCGCTCCTCGTCAAGGCCATGGAAGGCGGGCGACGGGTGCTGCCCCCGGTGGACCTCCATCGCCGACGGGAGGAAATCCGCGAGCGCCTGTTCTCCCTGCCCCCCCACCTCGCCGACCTCGACCCCGTGGACGAACCCGGTTACCCGGTGTGCCTCTCGTGCAAGCTCGCGGCGTTGGTGGAGACCCTGTAA